A genomic segment from Rahnella aceris encodes:
- a CDS encoding formimidoylglutamate deiminase, whose protein sequence is MPAYFASRALLSDGWAHNVRLDVDAAGMLTAVTPDNDAQGCLPLSGPVVPGMPNLHSHAFQRVMAGLAEVAGDPQDSFWTWRDLMYRMVQRLTPEQVGVIARQLYIEMLKGGYTQVAEFHYLHNDISGQTYADHGEMTAHLSEAASQTGIGLTMLPVLYSYAGFGAQPAQAGQKRFIQDTDSYLKQQEIIRKQLSGKSLQNQGLCFHSLRAVTLEQMQQVLQSADKNLPVHIHIAEQQKEVNDCLGWSGQRPISWLYDNLDIDSRWCLIHATHADRFELASMANSGAVAGLCLTTEANLGDGIFPGVDYLAQSGRWGIGSDSHVSLNVVEELRWFEYGQRLRDQRRNRLTTSAQNSVGDVLYTQALQGGAQACGAAIGQLSAGYRADWLVLDGQDPYLAAAKNSELLNRWLFAGNTGQIRDVYVGGIARIVNGQHEQQQAAAADFLALLRQLAGDVA, encoded by the coding sequence ATGCCTGCTTATTTTGCTTCACGCGCCTTACTTTCAGATGGCTGGGCGCATAACGTGCGGCTGGACGTCGATGCAGCCGGAATGCTGACTGCAGTGACCCCGGACAACGATGCGCAGGGGTGTCTTCCCCTTTCCGGCCCGGTGGTTCCGGGCATGCCGAACCTCCATTCGCACGCCTTTCAGCGGGTGATGGCCGGGCTGGCGGAAGTCGCCGGTGATCCGCAGGACAGCTTCTGGACCTGGCGTGACCTGATGTATCGCATGGTGCAGCGCCTCACACCTGAGCAGGTGGGTGTCATTGCCCGTCAGTTGTATATCGAAATGCTCAAAGGGGGTTACACGCAGGTGGCTGAATTCCACTATCTGCATAACGACATCAGCGGTCAGACTTATGCCGACCACGGTGAAATGACTGCCCATCTGAGTGAAGCCGCGTCACAAACCGGCATCGGACTGACCATGCTGCCGGTGCTTTACAGTTACGCCGGATTTGGCGCGCAACCGGCACAGGCCGGACAGAAACGGTTTATTCAGGATACGGACAGTTACCTCAAACAACAGGAAATTATCCGCAAACAACTCAGCGGTAAAAGCCTGCAAAATCAGGGATTGTGCTTCCATTCCCTGCGCGCAGTCACGCTGGAACAAATGCAGCAGGTGTTGCAGTCCGCAGATAAAAACCTGCCGGTGCATATTCATATCGCCGAACAACAGAAAGAAGTGAACGATTGTCTGGGCTGGAGCGGGCAGCGCCCGATTTCCTGGCTGTATGACAATCTGGATATTGATTCCCGCTGGTGTCTGATCCACGCCACGCACGCTGACCGTTTCGAGCTGGCGAGCATGGCAAACAGCGGGGCGGTCGCGGGGTTGTGTCTGACCACCGAGGCTAATCTGGGCGATGGCATTTTCCCCGGCGTCGATTATCTGGCGCAGTCAGGTCGATGGGGGATCGGTTCCGACAGCCATGTCTCCCTGAACGTGGTTGAAGAACTGCGCTGGTTTGAATACGGGCAACGCCTGCGTGACCAGCGACGTAACCGGCTGACGACCTCTGCGCAAAATTCTGTAGGCGATGTGCTGTATACGCAGGCATTACAGGGCGGTGCACAGGCTTGCGGCGCGGCTATCGGGCAGCTTTCTGCGGGGTATCGTGCCGACTGGCTGGTGCTCGACGGGCAGGATCCCTATCTTGCCGCCGCAAAAAACAGTGAACTGCTCAACCGCTGGCTGTTCGCCGGTAATACCGGGCAGATCCGTGATGTGTATGTCGGCGGTATTGCGCGCATTGTGAACGGCCAGCATGAACAACAACAGGCTGCGGCGGCGGATTTCCTCGCGCTTCTCCGTCAGCTGGCGGGGGACGTTGCATGA
- a CDS encoding HutD/Ves family protein has protein sequence MIAWQHFTFDDLPVSPWRNGGGETREIFSFPAGGHDFDWRASIATIAQDGPFSAFPGIDRSITLLSGEGVHLQAQPDVDHLLVVAGEPFAFSGDTALHARLMGGVTTDFNIMTRRTECAARVIAAREHLTVTREKGGVIYVISGMWQLADGPLLRAGEGYYWSETAAQSQQGSVSLTPVAQQQRCLLLWAAIT, from the coding sequence ATGATTGCCTGGCAACATTTCACCTTCGATGACCTGCCGGTCAGCCCGTGGCGTAACGGCGGTGGCGAAACCCGCGAAATCTTCAGTTTCCCTGCCGGTGGCCATGATTTTGACTGGCGCGCCAGTATTGCCACCATCGCACAGGATGGCCCGTTCTCGGCATTTCCCGGTATTGACCGTTCCATCACCTTGCTGAGCGGGGAAGGTGTGCATTTGCAGGCACAGCCTGATGTCGATCACTTACTCGTTGTCGCTGGTGAGCCTTTTGCCTTCAGCGGTGATACTGCGCTCCATGCCCGCCTGATGGGAGGAGTGACAACTGATTTTAACATCATGACGCGACGTACTGAATGTGCCGCACGGGTGATTGCCGCACGCGAGCACCTGACGGTGACGCGGGAAAAAGGTGGCGTGATTTATGTCATCAGCGGGATGTGGCAACTGGCGGATGGCCCGCTGCTGAGGGCGGGCGAGGGATATTACTGGTCTGAGACAGCGGCACAATCGCAACAGGGTTCCGTGAGTCTGACCCCAGTTGCTCAGCAACAGAGATGCCTGCTGTTGTGGGCGGCGATCACCTGA
- a CDS encoding ABC transporter substrate-binding protein: MSNMISRAVLKRSLSLLGLAVALGSVTVSVAQAANTPVAIGISGWTGFAPLTLADKAGIFKKNGLDVTLKMVPQQSRHLAIASGSLQCAATTVETYLTWNASGVPIKQIVQLDKSYGADGIAVRSGINKITDLKGKTISVDAPGTSSYFLLAWILDKNGMTMKDVKLATLGPDAAAHAFIAGQNDAAVTYEPYLSNIRQSPDKGKILATTLEYPMVMDTLGCTPDWLDKNPKAAQALVNSYFEALDMIRKEPEKSNEIMGAAVKETGKQFAEESSYLRWQDREANQKFFSGEIVTFTNEAARLLTEMKILRKTPDINTLYDAKYVK; encoded by the coding sequence ATGAGCAACATGATTTCCAGGGCTGTACTGAAGCGTTCGTTGTCTTTGTTAGGGCTGGCAGTGGCGCTGGGTAGTGTGACAGTCAGCGTGGCGCAAGCGGCGAATACGCCGGTTGCTATTGGTATTTCTGGCTGGACCGGTTTCGCACCACTGACCCTGGCAGACAAAGCGGGCATCTTTAAAAAGAACGGTCTGGATGTCACGCTGAAAATGGTGCCGCAGCAGTCGCGTCATCTGGCCATCGCTTCCGGTTCCCTGCAATGTGCGGCGACCACCGTGGAAACCTATTTAACCTGGAACGCCAGCGGGGTGCCGATCAAACAAATCGTACAGCTGGATAAATCTTACGGCGCAGATGGTATCGCGGTGCGTAGCGGTATCAACAAGATTACCGATCTGAAAGGCAAAACCATCAGCGTGGATGCACCGGGTACGTCTTCTTACTTCCTGCTGGCGTGGATCCTCGATAAAAACGGCATGACGATGAAAGACGTCAAACTCGCCACGCTCGGGCCGGATGCCGCTGCGCATGCCTTTATTGCCGGACAGAATGATGCGGCAGTGACCTATGAACCCTATCTTTCCAACATCCGTCAGAGCCCGGATAAAGGGAAGATTCTGGCAACCACGCTGGAATATCCGATGGTGATGGACACGCTGGGCTGTACGCCAGACTGGCTGGATAAAAATCCTAAAGCCGCTCAGGCGCTGGTGAACAGCTACTTTGAAGCGCTGGATATGATCAGGAAAGAACCGGAGAAATCCAACGAGATCATGGGCGCAGCAGTGAAAGAGACCGGCAAACAGTTTGCAGAAGAATCCAGTTATCTGCGCTGGCAGGATCGTGAGGCCAATCAGAAATTCTTCAGCGGTGAAATTGTGACCTTCACTAACGAAGCTGCGCGCCTGCTGACTGAGATGAAAATTCTGCGTAAAACGCCGGATATCAATACGTTATATGACGCGAAGTACGTGAAATAG
- a CDS encoding ABC transporter permease: MNSPVSQTAEQHMTSQSALREPAPLPASKKVWHNPMMVPLRPVASRRRWFLGFCFFVLFFAVWALVTFTGLVSPTFLASPASMLQEGILLFTDFDFTTDIGMTVMRVLGGFILACAIAVPLGILMGSYKLIEAFFEPFVSFCRYLPASAFVPLLILWAGIGEMQKVLVIFIGSFFQITLMVAVTVGAARRDLVEAAYTLGATNQSVVRRVIIPGAAPEIAELLRLVLGWAWTYVIVAELIGSSSGIGHMIVNSQALLNTGQMIFGIIVIGCIGLLSDLLFKAANRRLFVWSSL; encoded by the coding sequence ATGAACAGCCCTGTCAGCCAGACAGCAGAACAACATATGACTTCGCAGTCAGCCTTACGCGAGCCGGCACCGTTGCCGGCAAGCAAAAAAGTCTGGCATAACCCGATGATGGTGCCTTTGCGTCCGGTCGCGTCGCGGCGTCGCTGGTTTCTCGGGTTCTGTTTCTTTGTGCTGTTTTTTGCTGTGTGGGCGCTGGTGACGTTTACCGGCCTTGTTTCCCCGACATTCCTCGCCAGCCCGGCGAGCATGTTGCAGGAAGGGATTTTACTCTTTACCGATTTTGATTTTACGACTGATATAGGCATGACGGTGATGCGCGTGCTGGGCGGCTTTATTCTGGCCTGCGCCATTGCCGTTCCGCTCGGCATCCTCATGGGGTCTTACAAACTGATCGAAGCTTTTTTCGAACCGTTTGTGTCCTTTTGCCGGTATCTGCCTGCGTCAGCGTTTGTGCCGTTGCTGATCCTGTGGGCGGGTATTGGTGAAATGCAGAAAGTTCTGGTGATTTTCATCGGCTCTTTCTTCCAGATCACCCTGATGGTGGCGGTAACCGTGGGGGCAGCGCGGCGTGACCTGGTGGAAGCCGCGTATACGCTGGGCGCCACCAACCAGAGTGTGGTGCGCAGGGTGATCATTCCCGGTGCGGCACCGGAAATTGCTGAGTTGCTGCGCCTTGTGCTCGGCTGGGCATGGACTTATGTCATTGTGGCGGAGCTTATCGGATCCTCGAGCGGTATCGGACACATGATTGTTAACAGTCAGGCACTGCTCAATACCGGGCAAATGATCTTCGGCATTATTGTGATTGGTTGCATTGGTTTGCTCTCCGATCTGTTGTTCAAAGCGGCCAACCGTCGGCTGTTTGTATGGAGTTCATTGTGA
- a CDS encoding ABC transporter ATP-binding protein has product MSHPKLSVRQVERIFTGPKGEKTQALLPVDYRVDENDFITILGPSGCGKSTLLRIVAGLDQPTRGEVWLDGEQVDGPGADRGMVFQSYTLFPWLTVEQNIRFGLQERGVSKAAQKERSDYFINKVGLRGFEQHFPRQLSGGMQQRTAIARALANDPKILLMDEPFGALDNQTRVMMQELLLSIWESSRKTVLFVTHDIDEAIFMANKVAIFSARPGRIKTEVAVNFPHPRDYTLKTSPEFMALKARVTEEIRTETMQAMDH; this is encoded by the coding sequence ATGAGCCATCCGAAACTGAGTGTCCGTCAGGTGGAACGTATTTTTACCGGCCCGAAGGGCGAGAAAACGCAGGCGCTGTTGCCGGTGGATTATCGGGTTGATGAAAACGACTTCATCACCATTCTCGGGCCTTCCGGCTGTGGTAAATCCACGCTGCTGCGCATTGTCGCCGGGCTGGATCAGCCAACGCGTGGCGAAGTGTGGCTCGATGGTGAACAGGTAGACGGCCCCGGTGCCGATCGCGGCATGGTCTTTCAGAGTTATACCTTGTTTCCGTGGCTGACCGTTGAACAGAACATCCGTTTCGGTTTGCAGGAGCGTGGCGTGAGTAAGGCAGCGCAAAAAGAGCGCAGCGACTACTTTATTAATAAGGTCGGGCTGCGGGGTTTTGAGCAGCACTTCCCGCGTCAACTTTCCGGCGGGATGCAGCAACGCACCGCCATCGCCCGCGCACTGGCGAATGACCCGAAAATTTTGCTGATGGATGAGCCTTTTGGCGCCCTGGATAATCAGACCCGCGTGATGATGCAGGAACTGCTGTTATCGATTTGGGAATCCTCGCGCAAAACCGTGTTGTTCGTGACACATGATATCGACGAAGCGATTTTCATGGCTAATAAGGTGGCGATTTTCAGTGCCCGGCCGGGGCGGATCAAAACCGAAGTGGCGGTTAATTTCCCGCATCCGCGGGACTACACCCTGAAAACGTCGCCGGAATTTATGGCGCTGAAAGCGCGGGTTACCGAAGAAATTCGTACCGAAACGATGCAGGCAATGGACCACTGA
- the hutH gene encoding histidine ammonia-lyase encodes MASSSNALTLCRLQPGHVDLPMLRKIYQGNVRLELAEEARAGVLASQETVTRIVESGKVVYGINTGFGKLAQTRIPAARLAELQRNLVLSHSVGIGKDLADNVVRLVMATKVLSLSRGHSGIRIEVIDALITLFNAGVYPCIPEKGSVGASGDLAPLAHLSLMLIGEGQVTAQGEKMSATEGLATAGLKPFELGPKEGLALLNGTQVSTSLALSGLFEAERVFSAGLVAGALSLEAIKGSVKPLDARIHEARGQQGQIGVAAALTEILSGSDIVTSHADCGRVQDPYSIRCVPQVMGACLDNLHHAARILRIEANAASDNPLVFSENGDVISGGNFHAEPVAFAADIIALAVAEIGAISERRMALLLDSGLSGLPAFLVNDGGVNSGFMIAQVTAAALASENKSLAHPGSVDSLPTSANQEDHVSMATYAARRLGDMCFNTSVVVGIEAMAAAQGIDFLRPLQSSATLENEMKAIRENVAFLEKDRLMAPDVEMMRLWASREHWPAAIEALLPSFA; translated from the coding sequence ATGGCTTCTTCATCCAATGCGTTAACCCTTTGCCGCCTGCAACCAGGTCATGTTGATCTGCCCATGCTGCGCAAGATTTATCAGGGCAATGTCCGCCTTGAACTGGCTGAGGAGGCGCGCGCTGGCGTGCTGGCGTCGCAGGAAACGGTCACCCGCATTGTTGAGTCGGGGAAAGTGGTCTACGGCATCAATACCGGTTTCGGCAAGCTGGCACAGACGCGTATTCCGGCGGCGCGTCTGGCGGAACTGCAACGCAATCTGGTGTTGTCGCACAGCGTCGGCATCGGCAAGGATTTGGCGGATAACGTGGTGCGTCTGGTGATGGCGACCAAAGTGCTGAGCCTGTCTCGCGGCCATTCCGGCATCCGCATTGAGGTGATCGATGCACTGATTACCTTGTTCAATGCCGGTGTTTATCCGTGTATTCCTGAGAAAGGCTCCGTGGGAGCGTCCGGTGACTTAGCGCCGCTGGCGCATCTCTCCCTGATGCTGATTGGTGAGGGGCAGGTCACGGCGCAAGGCGAAAAAATGTCGGCGACTGAAGGTCTGGCGACGGCAGGCCTGAAGCCATTTGAACTTGGGCCGAAAGAAGGGCTGGCCCTGCTTAACGGCACACAGGTTTCCACCTCGCTGGCGTTGTCCGGTCTGTTTGAAGCCGAACGCGTATTTTCTGCCGGACTGGTGGCGGGCGCATTGTCGCTGGAAGCCATCAAAGGTTCCGTAAAACCGCTGGATGCACGCATTCACGAAGCCCGCGGCCAGCAGGGTCAGATTGGGGTGGCGGCGGCACTGACCGAGATCCTGTCCGGGAGTGACATTGTCACGTCTCATGCGGATTGCGGCCGCGTACAGGATCCGTATTCCATCCGCTGTGTACCGCAGGTGATGGGGGCTTGTCTGGATAACCTGCACCACGCTGCCCGTATCCTGCGCATTGAAGCCAATGCCGCTTCTGATAATCCGCTGGTGTTTTCCGAAAACGGTGACGTGATTTCCGGCGGTAACTTCCATGCCGAACCGGTGGCTTTTGCTGCCGATATCATCGCGCTGGCCGTCGCTGAGATCGGCGCGATTTCCGAGCGTCGTATGGCGTTACTGCTCGATAGCGGGCTTTCCGGTTTACCGGCGTTTCTGGTCAATGACGGCGGTGTGAACTCCGGCTTTATGATTGCGCAGGTAACCGCAGCGGCACTGGCGTCGGAAAACAAATCGCTGGCGCATCCGGGCAGCGTTGACAGCCTGCCGACCTCGGCGAATCAGGAAGATCATGTATCCATGGCAACCTACGCCGCCCGCCGTCTGGGTGACATGTGCTTTAACACCAGCGTGGTCGTGGGCATTGAAGCGATGGCCGCCGCACAGGGTATTGATTTCCTTCGTCCGCTGCAAAGTTCAGCGACGCTGGAAAATGAAATGAAAGCTATCCGTGAAAACGTGGCGTTTCTTGAAAAAGACCGCCTGATGGCACCGGACGTTGAAATGATGCGTCTGTGGGCTTCCCGCGAGCATTGGCCTGCGGCGATTGAAGCGCTGCTGCCAAGCTTTGCCTGA
- the hutU gene encoding urocanate hydratase: MNAPQKTAIARVVRAPQGTELSCQNWLIEAAYRMIQNNLDPDVAERPEDLVVYGGIGKAARNWPAFEGILDSLRKLREDETLLVQSGKPVGVFRTHTDAPRVLIANSNIVPHWANWDHFHELDKAGLMMYGQMTAGSWIYIGAQGIVQGTYETFAEAGRQHYNSDLRGKWILTAGLGGMGGAQPLAGVLAGACVLAIECQESRIDFRLRTRYLDYKAHSIDEALAMIEKACAEKKAISVGLLGNAAEVMPQLVARAKEGGLRPDIVTDQTSAHDPLNGYLPEGWSLEKWQDARLSDPQAVVKAARASMAKHVQAMLDFHAMGIPTVDYGNNIRQVAKDEGVENAFDFPGFVPAYIRPLFCEGKGPFRWVALSGDPEDIYKTDAKLKELFPDNANLINWLDMARERIAFQGLPARICWLGLGERHIAGLAFNEMVRNGELKAPVVIGRDHLDTGSVASPNRETEAMKDGSDAVSDWPLLNALLNTAGGATWVSLHHGGGVGMGFSQHAGMVIVADGTREADARLDRVLWNDPATGVMRHADAGYEQAKDCAERHHLNLPMLAK; the protein is encoded by the coding sequence ATGAACGCTCCACAAAAAACGGCCATTGCCCGCGTTGTTCGTGCGCCACAGGGCACGGAACTGAGCTGCCAGAACTGGCTGATTGAAGCGGCATACCGCATGATCCAGAACAACCTCGATCCGGATGTCGCTGAGCGCCCGGAAGATCTGGTGGTTTACGGCGGCATTGGTAAAGCCGCGCGCAACTGGCCGGCGTTTGAAGGCATTCTTGACAGTTTACGCAAGCTGCGTGAAGACGAAACGCTGCTGGTGCAATCCGGCAAGCCGGTTGGCGTTTTCCGCACCCATACCGATGCGCCCCGCGTGCTGATTGCCAATTCCAACATTGTGCCGCACTGGGCAAACTGGGATCACTTTCACGAACTGGATAAAGCTGGCCTGATGATGTACGGCCAGATGACCGCCGGTTCCTGGATTTACATCGGTGCGCAGGGCATTGTGCAGGGTACTTATGAAACCTTCGCGGAAGCGGGACGCCAGCATTACAACAGCGACCTGCGCGGCAAATGGATCCTGACTGCCGGTCTGGGCGGCATGGGCGGCGCCCAGCCACTGGCGGGCGTGCTGGCCGGGGCCTGCGTACTGGCAATTGAATGTCAGGAATCGCGCATCGATTTCCGTCTGCGCACCCGTTATCTCGATTACAAAGCACACAGCATTGATGAAGCGCTGGCCATGATTGAAAAAGCCTGCGCCGAGAAAAAAGCCATTTCCGTGGGGCTGCTGGGCAATGCCGCAGAGGTGATGCCACAACTGGTTGCCCGCGCAAAAGAAGGCGGTCTGCGCCCGGATATCGTCACTGATCAGACCTCGGCACATGACCCGCTGAACGGCTATCTGCCGGAAGGCTGGAGCCTGGAAAAATGGCAGGATGCGCGACTGTCAGATCCGCAAGCGGTGGTGAAAGCTGCCCGTGCGTCGATGGCCAAACACGTTCAGGCAATGCTCGATTTTCATGCGATGGGCATTCCGACGGTCGATTACGGCAATAACATCCGTCAGGTTGCCAAAGACGAAGGCGTGGAGAATGCCTTTGATTTCCCGGGTTTTGTGCCTGCCTATATCCGTCCGCTGTTCTGTGAAGGCAAAGGCCCGTTCCGCTGGGTGGCGCTTTCCGGGGACCCGGAAGATATCTACAAAACCGACGCCAAACTGAAAGAACTGTTCCCCGACAACGCAAACCTCATTAACTGGCTGGACATGGCGCGCGAACGTATCGCTTTCCAGGGGTTACCGGCGCGTATTTGCTGGCTGGGGCTGGGAGAGCGCCATATTGCCGGTCTGGCATTCAATGAAATGGTACGTAACGGCGAGCTGAAAGCGCCGGTGGTTATCGGCCGCGACCATCTCGACACCGGTTCTGTTGCCTCACCAAACCGTGAAACGGAAGCCATGAAAGACGGTTCTGATGCAGTTTCCGACTGGCCGCTGCTGAACGCTTTGCTCAATACTGCGGGCGGCGCAACGTGGGTCAGTCTGCATCATGGTGGTGGCGTCGGGATGGGCTTCTCGCAACACGCCGGAATGGTGATTGTGGCTGACGGTACCCGGGAAGCCGATGCCCGCCTTGACCGCGTGCTGTGGAACGACCCGGCAACCGGTGTGATGCGCCACGCAGACGCTGGCTATGAACAGGCAAAAGACTGTGCTGAACGTCATCACCTGAATTTGCCAATGCTCGCAAAGTAA
- the hisC gene encoding histidinol-phosphate transaminase has product MASDLAVLDSAFKKQQQLLKNLARPGARSLSVYNAGLSADAVQKKYGVTHIAKLASNENPLGASPQVVVALEADARFSAIYSDASSAVLRDALAADTGVAAENIVIGNGSEDILHMLALAFLNPGDRVVTLIPSFGLHEIFPRMMGADVTMVGVNAQQEFDVEAWETALRAPAKMLIFSNPSNPVGCMLNREGFTRIINAAPADCVLVIDEAYFEYCETDAAYPDSLLVLAEQPRPWIVLRTFSKAYGLAGLRVGYGLASHPELVNLLDRVRTPFNINRSAQVAAVAALQDKQHVRDSIALVTALREDMAAELTALGFNVASSYANFLFFDCGRPATELAQRLLTYGVIIKPWRETGYENWIRVSIGHEQDNRQFIDSLKRILTEEAE; this is encoded by the coding sequence ATGGCTTCAGATCTGGCAGTTCTTGATTCGGCATTTAAAAAGCAGCAACAGCTTCTGAAAAATCTGGCAAGGCCCGGGGCGCGGTCACTGAGCGTTTATAACGCCGGGCTTTCGGCTGATGCTGTGCAAAAAAAATACGGCGTGACTCATATTGCCAAACTGGCCAGTAATGAAAACCCGCTTGGTGCCAGCCCGCAGGTGGTGGTGGCGTTAGAAGCGGATGCGCGTTTCAGTGCGATTTATTCTGATGCATCGAGTGCGGTGCTGCGTGACGCGCTGGCAGCGGATACCGGCGTGGCAGCCGAAAATATTGTTATCGGCAACGGTTCCGAAGACATTCTGCATATGCTGGCGCTGGCGTTTCTTAACCCCGGCGACCGTGTTGTGACGCTGATCCCCTCGTTTGGTTTACACGAAATCTTCCCGCGCATGATGGGGGCGGATGTCACGATGGTCGGCGTGAATGCACAGCAGGAATTTGATGTTGAAGCCTGGGAAACCGCACTGCGCGCACCGGCCAAAATGTTGATTTTCAGCAACCCGTCCAATCCGGTGGGCTGCATGCTTAACCGGGAAGGATTCACCCGTATTATTAATGCTGCGCCAGCGGATTGCGTCCTGGTGATTGACGAAGCCTATTTCGAATATTGCGAAACCGACGCTGCCTATCCGGACAGTCTGCTGGTGCTGGCTGAGCAGCCACGACCGTGGATTGTGTTGCGGACTTTCTCGAAAGCGTACGGGCTGGCCGGGCTGCGGGTGGGGTATGGTTTAGCCAGTCACCCTGAACTGGTGAATTTGCTGGACAGGGTGCGGACACCTTTCAACATCAACCGTTCGGCGCAGGTGGCTGCCGTGGCGGCATTGCAGGATAAACAGCATGTCCGCGACAGCATTGCGCTGGTCACCGCACTGCGTGAGGACATGGCGGCCGAACTTACCGCGCTCGGTTTTAACGTCGCCTCATCCTATGCCAACTTCCTGTTCTTCGATTGCGGCCGCCCGGCTACGGAACTGGCACAACGCTTGCTTACTTATGGCGTGATTATCAAACCCTGGCGTGAAACCGGTTATGAAAACTGGATCCGCGTGTCCATCGGTCATGAACAGGATAACCGGCAGTTTATCGACAGCCTGAAACGTATCCTGACGGAGGAGGCGGAGTGA
- a CDS encoding alpha-hydroxy acid oxidase, with amino-acid sequence MKRAALNIDDLRRQAKCALPRFAFSYVEGGADDEQTLQDNREVFGRWRFIPPVLNDSSQRDLSVTVCGQRLSAPLLIAPTGYNGMLRFGADTMLARTAKRAGIAYIQSTVSTASLEEIAAQNLPQHWFQLYVLKDRSVTTSLLERARAAGCTTLVVSVDAVHFGNREKDKRNYRRPMKLSVLSMIDVALHPGWVWRTLKPAGMPGFGNLKPYVPADKQRGAGGASYFSAQMDTRLNWETLRWIRSQWQGALLIKGILAPEDARLAFASGADGIVLSNHGGRQLDGSVSALEVLPEIRKLCGSQATILIDSGFRRGTDVVKALALGADAVLLGRPMLYGIAAAGEAGAQRALEIILQEVDRTMAQLGCTSVRQLGPHLLRQQPY; translated from the coding sequence GTGAAACGTGCTGCGCTGAACATTGACGATCTGCGCCGGCAGGCGAAATGCGCCTTGCCCCGTTTTGCGTTTAGCTATGTTGAAGGCGGGGCGGATGATGAGCAAACGCTGCAGGATAACCGTGAGGTTTTTGGCCGCTGGCGCTTTATTCCACCGGTACTGAACGATTCAAGCCAGCGCGATTTGTCCGTCACGGTGTGCGGGCAGCGGCTTTCTGCACCGTTACTGATTGCACCGACAGGCTATAACGGCATGTTGCGTTTCGGCGCAGATACCATGCTGGCCCGTACAGCGAAACGTGCGGGTATCGCCTATATCCAGAGCACGGTTTCAACCGCTTCGCTTGAAGAAATCGCGGCACAAAATCTGCCACAGCACTGGTTTCAGTTGTATGTGCTCAAAGACCGGAGCGTCACCACCAGCCTGCTGGAGCGGGCCAGAGCAGCCGGTTGCACCACGCTGGTGGTCTCGGTTGATGCGGTGCATTTCGGTAACCGCGAAAAAGATAAGCGTAATTACCGGCGGCCGATGAAGCTATCGGTGCTGAGCATGATTGATGTCGCGCTGCATCCGGGCTGGGTCTGGCGAACCTTAAAACCGGCAGGAATGCCTGGTTTCGGCAATCTCAAACCCTACGTTCCGGCAGATAAACAACGAGGAGCGGGCGGGGCGAGCTACTTTTCAGCGCAAATGGATACCCGTCTGAACTGGGAAACCCTGCGCTGGATCCGCAGCCAGTGGCAGGGCGCATTGTTGATCAAAGGGATCCTCGCGCCGGAAGATGCACGGCTCGCTTTTGCGAGCGGAGCCGATGGCATTGTGCTGTCAAATCACGGCGGGCGTCAGCTCGACGGTTCGGTAAGTGCACTGGAAGTGCTGCCGGAAATCCGCAAGCTGTGCGGTTCGCAGGCGACGATCCTCATCGACAGCGGTTTTCGCCGTGGCACTGACGTGGTGAAAGCCCTGGCACTGGGCGCGGATGCGGTGCTGCTCGGCAGACCGATGTTATATGGTATCGCCGCAGCCGGTGAGGCGGGCGCGCAACGGGCACTGGAGATTATTTTGCAGGAAGTTGACCGCACGATGGCGCAGCTTGGCTGCACGTCGGTTCGCCAGCTTGGGCCGCATTTGTTGCGTCAACAACCCTATTGA